A single Zootoca vivipara chromosome 1, rZooViv1.1, whole genome shotgun sequence DNA region contains:
- the LRRC55 gene encoding leucine-rich repeat-containing protein 55, with amino-acid sequence MNAHCVQLGGEQLAPHCCPAMILSPFLVAAVVVFASAVTGCPVLCTCRSQVVDCSGLRLFSVPPDLPLDTRNLSLAHNRIATIPPGYLTCYSELRVLDLRNNSLVELPAGLFLTSKRLSHLDLSYNNLTHVVADMFQEAYNLVHIDLSHNPWLRKVHPQAFRGLVQLRDLDLSYGGLSFLSLEVLEGLTGLVTLQIGGNPWVCGCTMEPLLKWLRNRIQRCMSDTELAECREPPEVEGAPLFSLTEESFKACHLTLTLDDYLFIAFVGFVVSIASVATNFLLGITANCCHRWSKASEDEEI; translated from the exons ATGAATGCCCACTGTGTTCAGCTGGGAGGAGAACAGCTTGCACCCCACTGCTGCCCTGCCATGATACTGAGCCCTTTCCTTGTGGCAGCGGTGGTGGTCTTTGCCAGTGCCGTCACCGGCTGCCCGGTCCTGTGCACATGCCGCAGCCAGGTTGTGGATTGCAGTGGGCTTCGGCTCTTTTCGGTGCCACCAGACCTTCCGTTGGACACCAGGAACCTGAGCCTGGCTCACAACCGCATCGCTACCATTCCTCCCGGATACCTGACCTGCTATTCCGAGCTGAGGGTGTTGGACTTGCGGAACAACTCCCTCGTTGAGTTGCCCGCCGGACTCTTTTTGACATCCAAGCGCCTCTCCCACTTGGACTTGAGCTACAACAACTTGACTCACGTGGTGGCTGACATGTTCCAAGAGGCCTACAACCTGGTGCACATTGACTTGAGCCACAATCCCTGGCTGAGGAAGGTGCACCCCCAGGCTTTCCGAGGCTTGGTCCAACTACGCGACCTTGATCTCAGCTATGGGGGCCTGTCTTTCCTCAGCCTTGAAGTCCTGGAGGGTCTCACAGGCCTGGTGACTCTTCAGATTGGAGGCAATCCCTGGGTGTGTGGTTGCACCATGGAGCCACTGCTGAAGTGGTTGAGAAATAGGATCCAGCGATGCATGTCAG ATACTGAGTTGGCGGAGTGCCGGGAGCCACCCGAAGTGGAGGGAGCCCCTTTGTTTTCACTGACGGAGGAGAGCTTCAAGGCCTGCCACCTGACCTTGACACTGGATGACTATCTCTTCATTGCCTTTGTGGGCTTTGTCGTCTCCATTGCTTCTGTGGCCACCAATTTCCTGCTGGGCATCACTGCCAATTGCTGCCACCGCTGGAGCAAGGCGAGTGAGGATGAGGAGATCTAG